A stretch of Hypomesus transpacificus isolate Combined female chromosome 7, fHypTra1, whole genome shotgun sequence DNA encodes these proteins:
- the si:dkey-117n7.5 gene encoding collagen alpha-1(VII) chain — translation MDRQRGGEKGYDGEGGGTRYPGPEYFHLKGAPGENGLPGPKGEIGERGQKGEPGLGHRGPDGQAGPPGQKGEPGEPGPPGAQGIQGISGNPGTPGSQGPRGHPGDPGEPGREGDRGRRGKNGSPGTLGGQGAPGALGPPGLAGTKGEKGDNVPGEPGDRGIAGIPGRRGEKGIAGVKGAFGHAGPKGFAGSKGEKGDRGLPGITGERGSPLQIQGPRGYKGGKGEGGARGSPGFDGDKGEKGEDGPPGFKGLKGDAGTKGGVGPFGARGPVGQKGDNGEPGANGVVGRNGNNGLDGEKGDTGDEGQQGQKGDQGDMGEPGLPGDTGEKGEKGFRGLPGRMGSLGLEGDKGDMGFPGTPGNPGLNGLTGRKGDKGDGGLNGVEGSPGVRGEKGATGFAGFPGFKGSSGATGMDGVQGRPGPAGPRGSPGHKGERGRRGRGKPCQRGLSGTAGLKGDKGLFGPDGAKGDKGEPGLSVEKMKELVTLEVVEKCGPDYQRMVKSTGSATASLLAGDGGALRDASSFTRRRPEQDRGEEEREERILEGVLGSTPGSPPHIPSQVDGTPPHDNLPDSGLDGGVERARRRRRRVERATGLTFDPCLEPMAEGGCSEYALLWYYHPASRACRPFVYGGCGGSRNRFASKQECQVHCGTERPGLEPRR, via the exons atggacagacagagaggaggagagaagggatatgatggggaaggaggggggacaaGATACCCTGGTCCAGAATATTTCCATCTGAAG GGTGCCCCAGGGGAAAATGGACTTCCTGGGCCAAAG GGGGAAATTGGCGAGAGGGGTCAAAAG GGAGAGCCAGGACTGGGTCACAGAGGTCCAGATGGTCAGGCTGGACCACCAGGACAGAAG ggcgAGCCAGGTGAACCAGGCCCCCCTGGGGCTCAAGGTATTCAGGGTATCAGCGGTAACCCAGGGACACCAGGTTCTCAGGGCCCGCGAGGGCACCCAGGTGACCCAGGAGAGCCGGGGAGAGAG GGAGACCGAGGCAGACGGGGGAAGAACGGATCGCCTGGGACCCTCGGAGGACAAGGAGCACCTGGAGCACTG GGCCCGCCAGGCCTTGCAGGGACgaagggagagaag GGTGACAACGTCCCAGGAGAACCTGGTGACAGAGGTATTGCCGGGATCCCAGGTCGAAGG GGTGAAAAGGGCATCGCAGGTGTTAAAGGAGCATTTGGACACGCA GGTCCAAAGGGGTTTGCTGGCAGTAAGGGGGAAAAG GGTGACAGAGGACTGCCAGGAATTACAGGCGAAAGG GGCAGCCCTCTCCAGATCCAAGGGCCTCGCGGGTACAAGGGGGGCAAAGGAGAAGGG GGAGCTCGAGGATCTCCGGGTTTTGACGGAGATAAAGGAGAGAAGGGCGAGGATGGACCTCCTGGGTTCAAG GGCCTCAAAGGAGACGCAGGAACCAAAGGAGGCGTCGGGCCCTTCGGAGCCAGAGGTCCAGTCGGACAGAAG GGAGACAACGGGGAGCCTGGAGCCAATGGTGTCGTG GGTCGCAATGGTAACAACGGattggatggagagaaaggggacaCAGGAGACGAAGGACAGCAAGGCCAGAAAGGAGACCAG GGGGACATGGGCGAGCCAGGGTTACCGGGAGACactggggagaaaggagagaag GGCTTCCGAGGTCTCCCTGGACGCATGGGAAGTCTGGGGTTGGAAGGAGACAAG GGGGATATGGGCTTTCCTGGCACCCCTGGTAACCCAGGTCTAAATGGACTGACTGGCCGGAAG GGTGACAAAGGAGATGGAGGCCTAAATGGCGTGGAGGGTTCCCcgggggtgagaggagaaaaG GGGGCCACAGGTTTCGCCGGGTTCCCAGGGTTCAAGGGGTCTTCAGGGGCCACAGGGATGGATGGAGTGCAGGGCCGACCAGGGCCAGCAGGACCTAGGGGCTCCCCAGGACACAAG ggagagaggggcagacgaGGTAGAGGAAAACCGTGCCAGAGGGGTCTTTCTGGCACCGCTGGACTGAAGGGGGATAAG GGGTTGTTTGGACCGGACGGAGCCAAGGGAGACAAGGGAGAACCAGGCCTCTCT GTTGAGAAGATGAAGGAGCTGGTCACACTGGAGGTGGTAGAGAAGTGTG ggcCAGACTACCAGCGGATGGTTAAGTCCACAGGCTCTGCTACTGCCAGCTTGCtggcaggagatggaggagcgCTGAGGGACGCATCATCCTTCACTCGCCGCcggccagagcaagacaggggggaggaggagagagaggagagaatactTGAAGGAGTGTTGGGTTCCACACCCGGCTCTCCTCCACACATCCCTTCACAGGTGGATGGGACCCCACCCCACGACAACCTCCCTG ACTCTGGCCTGGACGGGGGTGTGGAGAGGGCTCGGAGGCGCAGGAGAAGAGTTGAGAGAGCGACAG GATTGACCTTCGACCCCTGCCTGGAGCCGATGGCGGAGGGGGGGTGCTCGGAGTACGCCCTGCTGTGGTACTACCACCCTGCCTCTAGAGCCTGCAGGCCGTTTGTGTACGGGGGCTGTGGGGGCAGCAGGAACCGCTTCGCCAGCAAGCAGGAGTGTCAGGTGCATTGTGGGACGGAGAGGCCAG GTCTTGAGCCCAGAAGGTGA